A single Phragmites australis chromosome 4, lpPhrAust1.1, whole genome shotgun sequence DNA region contains:
- the LOC133914773 gene encoding uncharacterized protein LOC133914773, with protein sequence MGNNFPTWKEKVTIVLGVLDLDYALRVDTLTAPTVAVENYGELKKTYDLIAEKWEQSNYLSLMIMKSSISVGIMGAIPDSNTAKTYLASVEEQFKDTSKVYATKLIQRLLSTKSDGSDSIREHIMMMTDMVGKLKGMDMEISEGFLVHFIMISLS encoded by the coding sequence ATGGGGAACAATTTTCCCACTTGGAAAGAAAAGGTAACGATTGTCCTTGGTGTTCTGGACCTTGattatgcactcagggttgacaCTCTTACTGCTCCCACCGTTGCTGTGGAGAATTATGGTGAACTTAAGAAAACTTATGATTTAATTGCTGAGAAGTGGGAGCAATCGAACTATTTATCCCTAATGATTATGAAGAGCTCTATATCAGTTGGGATAATGGGAGCAATCCCTGACTCCAATACTGCTAAGACATACTTGgcatctgtggaggagcaattcaaagacacctccaaggtttatgccaCTAAGCTCATTCAAAGGCTCTTAAGCACTAAATCTGATGGGTCCGACAGCATAAGAGAGCACATTATGATGATGACAGATATGGTTGGCAAGCTCAAGGGCATGGACATGGAGATCTCTGAGGGATTTCTTGTCCATTTCATTATGATATCACTCTCCTGA